The region AATGCAAATATCAAAATTGCAGGCGACTGCTTTGCAGTTTTTTATAAAAGCAAATAATTTTAAAAATATTGTTGAAGTTGGAAGTTTTGTCGGGTTTAGTGCCTTTTCCATGGCTTGTGTAATGGAACCTTCGTCAGAATTAGTGTCTATTGAGATAGACGAAGAACACCATAAACAATCAGAATTAAACCACTACGAGTACCTACGAGATTGTCAACAAGCAAGAGGGGCGGTACATAATATAAGTTTTGTTAATTCAGATGCAAAAGATATTTTGCCTAGAATATACGATTATATCAAAGATATTGATTTGTTTTTCCTAGATGGGGATAAAGAGAACTACTGTTATTATTTGAATTGGGCGGAACTAAATCTTAAGTCTGGAGCTTATTTCATCGTTGATAATGCTTTGTTTAAAGGGGGGGTCTTAAACAACAATGGCAAATATGCTCAAAATATTCGCTTAATGACCGAGAAACTTTATCGCAGTGATGCGTTTGATTATTTTTTTCTGCCTGTTGGTGATTGCATGATAGTTGCAAAAAAAAGATAAATTGAATGTTTTCGGTATATGTAGAAGCCAAAAAAAAGGCGTTCCACATTGTGCGGAACGCCTTTTTTTATTTTGGGAGAATCAGCTTAACGTGCGCAGGCGCGGTCAAATTCAGCTTTGAGATCAGTGAAGAGTTGTTTAACTGAAACAATCTTCTCAGTTCTCCAAGCGTTGGAACCGGCGAAGGCGAAGCCGTTTTTCAGCTTGCCACGCTGAGCATTGATCAGTGCGGAAGCAATGCAGTAGGGGCTGTCCTCTACCTTGCAGCTTTTAATGCAGTGGAACGGGCATTTGAAAGGAGACTTTTTGCCATCGGTTACCGCTTGCAGGAAGTCGTTGTTCACGGCCCTGCCGGGGAGTCCCACCGGACTCTGAATGATAGCCATATCTTCTTTGGTGGATTTTACGTATGCCTGTTTGAATTCATCATTTGCGTCGCATTCGTGGGTAGCTACAAAACGGGTTCCCATCTGGACCCCGGCTGCTCCCATATCAAGAAACTTACTGATATCTTCGCCGGAATAAACGCCGCCCGCGGCGATAACCGGGATTGTCCGGCCTGTTTTATCTTCAAAGGGCTTAACTGCTTTAATTACTTCCGGGAGTATGTTTTCGAGTGCGAATTTGGGATCGTTGAGCTGCTCGCGTTTGAAACCGAGATGACCGCCGGCCATGGGGCCTTCAACTACGAAAGCGTCGGGAAGGTAGTCGAATTTGGAAATCCATTTTTTGCATATAATGGATGCTGCGCGGCCTGATGAAACAATGGGAACCAGTTTGGTTTTTGCTCCATCATGCAGATATTTAGGCAGGTCAAGCGGCAGTCCTGCACCGGAAAAAATCACATCTGCTCCTTCTTTTACGGAAGTGCTGACCATGTCCGCGAAATTGGACAGGGCAACCATGATGTTAACACCGAGGATGCCGGAGGTCATTTCTTTGGCTTTTCTGATTTCTTCGGCCAGAGTGTCAATATGTGCTCTTGCGTGATCTTTACCACCATTTTTGTTGGTAAGGCCGATCATTGCAGCGGCGATAACACCGATGCCGCCTTCTTTGGCAACAGCTGATGCAAGGCCGGAAAGAGAGATTCCCACGCCCATGCCGCCCTGAATGACGGGCACTTTGGCAACGAGATCACCAATCTTAAGCTGAGGAAGATTCATGTTAAAGTTCTCCTGTGACTTGTATATTTAAGAGCTGCCCCGTAAATTAAACAATACTGACTGCAAAAACGCTTTGCGGCAGGTAGCTTTAAAAAGATACATACAGCGGTGTATTTATTGTTCAGAGGCAACTTTGGAGTCCGAGAAAAGTTTTTTCCTGTATGAGGTGTAAAGTCAAGCTATTTTTGACTGTAACAAGTAGGTAACGCTACGTAGAAGTTGTTTTTTGCAATGTAAAATATATACATTCTTTAGTGTATGTAATTCTCTGCAATCATTTCAGCAAAGTACATGGAGCTGGTGAAAGCTGGAGATATAGCGTTAAGAATATGCACACTCTTTGTATCATTTTTGACAAGAAAGTCCATAACAAGTTCGTTACGTTTTAGATCTACCAACTGCGGACGAATTCCGACTTTGGTTGAACTTTCAAGGTCTTCGGGGGAAAGTTCTTTGACAAGCTTCTTCGCGTCATTGAAAAAATATTTAAAAAAATATTTGCGGGGTTCTTCAAAGGTCACTGAGCGAAATTTTTTGTTCTTGAAAAACAGGATGGCATCGCGAACCATGATCTCAAAGGCTTCGGTGTCCAATCCGCTAAGAATACCGTAGTTCTCACGCCCGAAGGCGGGAATGGCTGTAGGGCCGAGGTACACATCGCCGCTTGCACTGCGGGTAAAGTGGATTCCCAAAAAAGGATTTTTAAGGTTGGGGACCGGATAAATACTGCCTTTGATTATGTGCGCTTTTTCTTTTTTTAATTTTTTGTAGATGCCTTTGAACGGTATGAGCCGGTAACCTTCACCGAACCCGAAAGGTCTGGCGACCTGATCGCTGTATGATCCTGCACAATTGATGAACATACCGCAGCTTATTTTGCCTTTGTCTGTTGTTATGGTGTTGCTGCCATCCGTAGTAATGAATCTTGTGCCGAGCATGAAAGATACTTTCCCACTTTCTATAAGGTCATCATACAGTGACTGCATAACTGCGCGCGGGTTTACTACTGCAGTATAGTGAGAAAACAGTGCCTTGGAAGTTGTTTTTGCATTCGGTTCTATCGCGGCAAGTCTTTTCTCATCAATAATTTCTACTTTGGCTCCGTTGGCCGTGGCCCGGTCATACAGCTCTAGCAAGGTGGGAATTTCTGATTCGTTGCGGGCTACAATTACCTTGCCTGTCTCAAGCAGGGGCAGCCCTTTTTCCCGGCAGTATTCCTTCATTTTAAAGTTACCGGAAAGGCAGGATACAGCGCGCAGACTGCCGGGAGCATAGTAGATACCGGCATGCAGAACTCCGCTGTTACGGCCGGAGGCGTGTCTTGCTATTTCTGGCTCCTTATCAATGATCAGGATATCCTTATAGCCTCTGGAAACGAGTTCCCGCGCAATTGTAAGCCCTACGATACCGGCCCCGCAGATCATTATTCCGGTAGTTTTCATCATTTATATCCTCAGCTGCCGCATGCTTCACGATAAGAGCACCACTGGCACATATGGGAACGTACTGGTTTGAATTCATTTTCTGTCAGCATATTCTTAATGATCAGCTCGGTCAAAGCCGGGATCTTTCTTTCAATGATATCTTCGCGCTCTTCATCACCGGTCTTGGAATCGAATAATCCCATCTCACGGCCGTCTGTGACCAGCTCTACCAAGGCCGCCTGCCGGGGCATTTCTCCTGATGTGCGATGATCCATAAGCAGATAGAGGGGAAGTTGCAGGCTGTCCGCAGAATTCTTAATCTTTTCCAGAAACGGAGTCCCGTCGTGATAGATGGCCTGAGGATCATCCAGCACCGGTCCCCAGATTGATTCATCGTCCCAGAATGATTTGCGGGGCAGATGCAGCCGTCCGGTTTTGTAATCGAGTACGTACCGTTCTCCTGCACGTTCATCCACCCGGTCGATCCTACCGTGAATGAGGACATTAAAATCATCCAGTTCCATCTCAGCCTGTGAATCAGATTCCAGCTCCACTATTTTGGTCGGTTTTAGATTTTTAAGAAACAGGGCCAGCCTGTTTTTGCCAGCTTGTTCAAGAGATTTCTTAATGTCGTAAGCCAGATTAGGATATAGTGAATCCCGTTCGAGGCGGAGCATGAATAAATCCTGCAATTGCTCGGCATCCAGATCGTTTTTGCTGATGTCTTTATTCAGGTGCGGTTCCAGAAAATCTTTGAGCACGGAATGGATAAGATCTCCGAATCCGGCTCTGTCCCCGTCCTGATCAACGGTTACGCTTTCGCGTACATTAGAGAGATAACGGAAAAAGAATTGTTTGGGACAGCCCACGTAGCAGTCTATTGCCGACGGAGAAAGCCCTTTGAATTTTAGCAGATTCCGCAGCTTGTCCTGCAAAGGTTCTTTGGGGATGGCCGGGGGCGCATTGACGATAGCACCTACCGGGAAATTGACCGCCTTCAAAGGGAAGTCTTCACCCGGAGTGATGATCTTTCCGCCCTGTTGCTCCATTTCCCAGAGCAGTTGTTCCACAAAACGGGAACGAATGGACTTTGAATCAAGCAGTCCGGGTTGCACACCGCTCTGGTAAAAAATGCAGGATTCCTCGCTGCCCATGATTAACCGGTAAAAGTTGTAAGTG is a window of Maridesulfovibrio sp. DNA encoding:
- a CDS encoding class I SAM-dependent methyltransferase codes for the protein MTIFHTKIDDDAEEYMLNLSQFDSKHLNFVFNSAYKFNEPSMQISKLQATALQFFIKANNFKNIVEVGSFVGFSAFSMACVMEPSSELVSIEIDEEHHKQSELNHYEYLRDCQQARGAVHNISFVNSDAKDILPRIYDYIKDIDLFFLDGDKENYCYYLNWAELNLKSGAYFIVDNALFKGGVLNNNGKYAQNIRLMTEKLYRSDAFDYFFLPVGDCMIVAKKR
- a CDS encoding nitronate monooxygenase family protein; its protein translation is MNLPQLKIGDLVAKVPVIQGGMGVGISLSGLASAVAKEGGIGVIAAAMIGLTNKNGGKDHARAHIDTLAEEIRKAKEMTSGILGVNIMVALSNFADMVSTSVKEGADVIFSGAGLPLDLPKYLHDGAKTKLVPIVSSGRAASIICKKWISKFDYLPDAFVVEGPMAGGHLGFKREQLNDPKFALENILPEVIKAVKPFEDKTGRTIPVIAAGGVYSGEDISKFLDMGAAGVQMGTRFVATHECDANDEFKQAYVKSTKEDMAIIQSPVGLPGRAVNNDFLQAVTDGKKSPFKCPFHCIKSCKVEDSPYCIASALINAQRGKLKNGFAFAGSNAWRTEKIVSVKQLFTDLKAEFDRACAR
- the lhgO gene encoding L-2-hydroxyglutarate oxidase, which produces MKTTGIMICGAGIVGLTIARELVSRGYKDILIIDKEPEIARHASGRNSGVLHAGIYYAPGSLRAVSCLSGNFKMKEYCREKGLPLLETGKVIVARNESEIPTLLELYDRATANGAKVEIIDEKRLAAIEPNAKTTSKALFSHYTAVVNPRAVMQSLYDDLIESGKVSFMLGTRFITTDGSNTITTDKGKISCGMFINCAGSYSDQVARPFGFGEGYRLIPFKGIYKKLKKEKAHIIKGSIYPVPNLKNPFLGIHFTRSASGDVYLGPTAIPAFGRENYGILSGLDTEAFEIMVRDAILFFKNKKFRSVTFEEPRKYFFKYFFNDAKKLVKELSPEDLESSTKVGIRPQLVDLKRNELVMDFLVKNDTKSVHILNAISPAFTSSMYFAEMIAENYIH